In one Arachis duranensis cultivar V14167 chromosome 9, aradu.V14167.gnm2.J7QH, whole genome shotgun sequence genomic region, the following are encoded:
- the LOC107465909 gene encoding uncharacterized protein LOC107465909 produces the protein MAEQFPPSPSKLLWIVTELRQVMAEENQRMANQIANLNNTRTENNDRQERTKEAEQQSGPTHVSDTARQKGEQPKHNEDTQKNIENDDQESSPGPFTAEVMNFVLPRRFTLPTTLTPYDGLGDPKKYIKKFTSIMIVNGASDKVLCRCFPSYLDGPALDWFCSLPTGSISRFRDISKPFEEHFAGSAIYLHDFDYLNTVKQGQHESLKDYMTRFTKIAISIPDLHPEVELHAIKSGLRPGKFQETIAVAKPKTMAEFREKAKGQIDIEEIRQAQKIEKPHYKDDNKSRDSKKNFKPIPGNETYTKFNTKRDDIIKEILNSKLIKPPRKAGNYPDSKGTDRSKYCSFHQKHGHSTDDCVIAKDLLE, from the coding sequence ATGGCTGAACAATTTCCACCCTCGCCATCCAAATTGCTCTGGATAGTGACCGAGTTGCGGCAAGTCATGGCTGAGGAGAACCAAAGAATGGCAAATCAAATCGCCAACTTGAATAACACTCGAACCGAAAACAATGACCGACAAGAACGGACAAAAGAAGCCGAGCAGCAGTCAGGGCCAACACATGTCTCAGACACTGCTCGACAGAAAGGGGAGCAGCCCAAACATAATGAGGACACTCAGAAAAACATCGAAAATGATGATCAGGAAAGCTCCCCTGGACCATTCACGGCGGAGGTGATGAACTTCGTGCTGCCCCGAAGATTTACTCTGCCGACCACCCTAACTCCCTATGATGGGTTAGGTGATCCGAAGAAATACATCAAAAAGTTCACCTCCATAATGATAGTAAACGGTGCATCTGATAAAGTTTTATGTCGTTGTTTTCCATCTTATTTAGATGGTCCTGCACTTGATTGGTTTTGTTCTTTGCCTACAGGTTCCATTTCTCGATTCCGAGACATATCAAAACCCTTTGAGGAGCACTTTGCTGGATCCGCCATCTACCTCCATGACTTTGATTACCTGAACACAGTCAAGCAAGGCCAGCATGAAAGCCTCAAGGACTACATGACGCGCTTCACAAAGATAGCCATAAGCATACCCGACCTCCACCCCGAGGTAGAACTACACGCCATAAAAAGTGGATTAAGACCAGGAAAGTTCCAGGAAACTATTGCTGTAGCCAAACCAAAAACTATGGCCGAATTCCGTGAAAAAGCTAAAGGACAGATTGACATCGAAGAGATCCGACAAgctcagaaaatagaaaagccTCACTATAAAGACGACAACAAGTCACGGGACAGCAAGAAGAATTTCAAACCAATTCCAGGAAATGAAACCTACACCAAATTCAACACCAAGCGCGATGACATCATCAAGGAGATCCTGAATTCGAAGTTAATCAAGCCACCACGAAAAGCTGGCAATTACCCAGATTCAAAGGGCACTGACCGATCAAAATACTGCTCTTTCCACCAGAAGCACGGACACAGTACCGACGACTGCGTCATCGCTAAAGACCTGTTGGAGTGA